DNA sequence from the Alkaliphilus metalliredigens QYMF genome:
TGCGGGAACCATCCATAGAGCGCCTCTGTTAGAAGGGGATAACGAGGGATGGAAAAATGTGATCGATCTAAACTTAAGTTCAATATACTATCTTTCTAAGGTAGCTGCTAAGTATATGGTTGCAAATGGAAGGGGAAAAATCATTAACATTGCATCCATGTTATCCTTTCAGGGTGGGAAATTTGTACCATCATATACTGCTTCTAAGCATGGTGTAGCTGGGTTAACAAAGGCCTTTGCCAATGAATTAGCAGATAAAAATATTCAAATCAATGCCATTGCACCAGGCTACATTGAGACTGCCAATACAGCGCCAATTCGAGCTGATGAGAAGCGCAATGCGGAAATTCTTGGACGCATTCCTGCAGCTAGATGGGGAAAACCTGAAGATTTAGGGGCAACCGCAGTGTTTTTAGCATCTAATGCTTCTAACTATATGAATGGGCATGTATTATGTGTGGATGGTGGTTGGTTAGTTAGATAAGTTTGATATAATCTGATGTAAGAAGTATAATTAATTATGAAGCTTCGCTTATTATGGCTGAGGGAGAAGCTTTTCGAGGCTACGACTAATTATTTAAAGCAATGTTATTTATAGATAGAGGTGAAAAGATGAGTGTTACCATAAAGGATATAGCAAGATTGGCTAATGTTTCTCATACAACAGTTTCAAGAGCTTTAAATAATAGTTCTTTGATTAATAAGGAAACGAAAATTAGAATCAAAAAAATAGCTGAAGAAGTTCATTATACTCCTAATTATAGTGCTAGAAGCTTAGTATTAGACAAATCATATAATATTGGATTGTTTTTTCGGACAATTAATAGAGGAACATCATCTGGATTCTTCCAAGAAGCTGTCCGGGGAGTCAATGAGGTAATCAAGGGA
Encoded proteins:
- the kduD gene encoding 2-dehydro-3-deoxy-D-gluconate 5-dehydrogenase KduD; the encoded protein is MRNTEYLMEQFSLSGKVAMVTGGNSGIGFAIAKNFARAGADLFIYSHSTRNIDVVKAEIEAIGSQVKFAQGNLDQEEDAMEAVEKCIEAYGKIDILLNNAGTIHRAPLLEGDNEGWKNVIDLNLSSIYYLSKVAAKYMVANGRGKIINIASMLSFQGGKFVPSYTASKHGVAGLTKAFANELADKNIQINAIAPGYIETANTAPIRADEKRNAEILGRIPAARWGKPEDLGATAVFLASNASNYMNGHVLCVDGGWLVR